Proteins co-encoded in one Candidatus Zixiibacteriota bacterium genomic window:
- a CDS encoding NUDIX hydrolase yields the protein MSYITNEDIKMVEHKYGKPIELTTEVTAVPKELEAIRKSQKDGRSHDVALFIFKDDQLLFIAKHFYPAALFRAPSGAAKPGESIIEGGKREAYEETGANVELEKYLLRIKVKFICGDDFIDWTSFVFKAKYISGEIKPIDTREIREARFVNISDIPRFNEIMRKINMAGFRYRVFLTENTMKLLDNEIVK from the coding sequence TTGAGCTATATAACCAATGAAGACATCAAGATGGTCGAGCATAAATACGGCAAGCCAATCGAGCTTACAACTGAGGTTACAGCTGTTCCTAAAGAGTTGGAGGCTATCCGCAAAAGCCAGAAGGATGGCAGGTCTCATGATGTTGCTTTATTTATATTCAAAGACGACCAGCTTTTATTTATTGCCAAGCATTTTTATCCGGCGGCTCTTTTTAGGGCGCCCTCCGGAGCCGCTAAACCCGGCGAGAGTATTATTGAGGGCGGCAAGCGTGAAGCATATGAGGAAACCGGCGCGAATGTTGAGCTTGAGAAATATTTGTTGAGAATAAAGGTCAAATTTATCTGTGGCGATGATTTCATCGATTGGACATCGTTTGTTTTTAAAGCGAAATATATCTCAGGCGAAATCAAACCTATTGATACAAGAGAAATCAGAGAAGCCCGTTTCGTTAATATAAGCGATATTCCCCGTTTCAATGAAATCATGCGCAAGATAAATATGGCCGGTTTTCGCTATCGTGTTTTCCTAACAGAGAACACAATGAAACTGCTTGATAATGAGATAGTTAAGTAA
- a CDS encoding ABC transporter ATP-binding protein gives MSANYHEEEILGKAYDSRLMKRLLAYLKPYRGLVFIAIGLMILTSLAQLIPPYLTKIAIDKYILAGDSDGLFRIIILLFGAIAAAFIIDYVQLYIMQYIGQKAMYDLRMQIFSHVQKLDLKFFDKNPVGRILTRITGDVQALNEMFTAGVIEIFGDIFMLLGIIIAMLVINWQLALVVFSVLPLVVIATVLFRKKVRQTFRDIRLTSAKINAFIQENVAGVTEVQSFVAEEKTFNSYDKINVDLKNAHLRTVFYFAIFFPAIEIIGAISLALIIGYGGGRILDGALTFGALVAFIQYADRFYRPISDLAEKYNILQSAMASSERIFKLLDTESGIVNPSKPEAIKAIKGEIEFRDLTFEYEENNPVLNDINLKIKAGEKVAIVGATGSGKTTLASLLCRFYEYDKGDIFIDGISLKKINERDIRRHIALVLQDVFLFSGDINRNIRLGSEEIALDNVKQASKEIGADRFISKLDGGYDYRLTERGANLSVGQRQLIAFARALAFDPAILILDEATSSVDTETEILIQKALKKLLTDRTSIVIAHRLSTIKYVDRIIVMHKSRIRESGTHNELLQKKGIYYKLYQLQYKDQEVMTGNG, from the coding sequence ATGAGCGCAAATTATCACGAGGAAGAAATACTCGGCAAAGCCTACGACAGCCGTTTGATGAAAAGGCTATTGGCATATCTGAAGCCCTATCGCGGTCTTGTATTTATAGCCATCGGCCTTATGATTCTAACATCTTTGGCGCAGCTTATCCCGCCGTATCTGACTAAAATCGCTATCGATAAGTATATCTTAGCAGGCGATTCTGACGGGCTTTTTAGGATAATCATCTTACTATTCGGAGCCATCGCAGCAGCTTTTATAATCGATTATGTTCAGCTTTACATAATGCAGTATATTGGCCAAAAGGCGATGTATGATTTGCGGATGCAGATATTTTCTCATGTCCAGAAGCTTGATTTGAAATTCTTCGACAAGAACCCGGTGGGCAGAATATTAACCAGAATCACCGGCGATGTTCAGGCTTTAAATGAGATGTTCACGGCCGGTGTGATTGAGATATTTGGCGATATATTCATGCTTCTGGGAATAATTATTGCCATGCTGGTAATCAATTGGCAGTTGGCGCTGGTTGTATTTTCGGTGCTGCCATTAGTCGTGATTGCGACCGTTTTATTTCGCAAGAAAGTTCGGCAGACTTTCCGCGATATTAGACTGACATCAGCAAAAATAAATGCTTTTATTCAGGAAAATGTTGCCGGCGTTACTGAGGTGCAGAGTTTTGTCGCTGAGGAAAAGACGTTTAACAGTTATGATAAAATCAATGTCGATTTAAAAAACGCTCACTTACGCACAGTTTTTTATTTTGCGATTTTCTTTCCGGCAATTGAAATAATCGGCGCGATTTCGTTAGCGCTGATTATCGGCTATGGCGGCGGGCGGATTCTTGACGGTGCGCTTACTTTTGGCGCGTTAGTGGCTTTCATTCAGTATGCCGACCGTTTTTATCGCCCGATTAGCGACCTTGCCGAGAAATATAATATTCTGCAATCGGCTATGGCATCATCCGAAAGAATATTCAAACTGCTCGATACCGAAAGCGGGATAGTAAACCCATCTAAGCCGGAAGCTATTAAGGCTATCAAGGGAGAAATAGAATTCAGGGATTTAACTTTCGAATATGAAGAAAATAACCCGGTGTTAAATGATATTAATTTAAAAATCAAAGCCGGCGAAAAAGTGGCTATTGTCGGAGCAACCGGTTCCGGTAAGACAACTCTTGCCAGTCTGCTGTGCCGGTTTTATGAATATGATAAGGGCGATATATTTATTGATGGAATATCGCTGAAGAAAATCAACGAGAGGGATATTCGCAGGCATATAGCCTTAGTGCTTCAGGATGTATTTCTGTTTTCCGGCGATATTAACCGTAATATCCGTCTCGGCTCCGAGGAAATCGCTTTAGATAATGTCAAGCAAGCCAGCAAAGAAATCGGCGCCGATAGATTTATCTCGAAGCTTGATGGCGGCTACGACTACCGTCTTACCGAACGGGGCGCAAACCTGTCGGTAGGACAGCGTCAGTTGATTGCTTTCGCGCGCGCTCTGGCATTCGACCCGGCTATATTAATCCTCGATGAGGCTACCTCATCTGTCGATACCGAAACCGAGATATTGATTCAAAAAGCGTTGAAAAAACTGTTAACCGATAGAACCTCAATTGTAATCGCTCATAGATTATCGACCATTAAATATGTTGACCGTATAATAGTTATGCACAAAAGTCGAATTAGAGAATCAGGCACGCATAATGAGCTTCTGCAAAAGAAAGGCATATACTACAAACTGTATCAGCTTCAGTATAAAGACCAGGAGGTAATGACAGGTAATGGATAG
- a CDS encoding inositol monophosphatase yields the protein MDSFDDRMKVAIKAAKKAGKYLMDVLPQDRDINKKGVVDLVTEADYKSEKMIYDIITQAYPDDRFLAEEGTVTDSGSDLIWIVDPLDGTINYAHRFPFFCVSIALVKENQPLLACIYNPILDECFTALKGKGTYLNGKPANVSANSKLIDSLLATGFPYDVRESEADNMNNFIIFYKKGAQTVRRAGSAALDLAYVACGRFDGFWEFKLHAWDIAAGILLVEEAGGRVTDFEGGDIDLFKGEVLASNGAIHSQMQKIFKEVEKL from the coding sequence ATGGATAGCTTTGATGATAGAATGAAAGTAGCGATAAAAGCCGCTAAAAAGGCTGGTAAATATCTTATGGATGTTTTGCCGCAAGATAGAGACATAAATAAAAAAGGCGTTGTCGATTTGGTTACAGAGGCGGATTATAAATCCGAAAAGATGATTTATGATATCATTACTCAAGCTTATCCTGATGATAGATTTTTAGCTGAGGAGGGCACAGTTACAGACAGCGGCTCTGATTTAATCTGGATTGTTGACCCGTTGGATGGCACTATCAACTATGCTCATCGATTTCCTTTTTTCTGTGTATCGATTGCGCTTGTGAAAGAAAACCAACCATTGCTTGCCTGCATATATAATCCTATTCTTGATGAATGCTTTACCGCCCTGAAAGGAAAGGGAACTTACCTTAATGGCAAGCCGGCGAATGTATCGGCAAACAGCAAATTAATCGACAGCTTGTTAGCCACCGGTTTTCCCTATGATGTCCGCGAATCTGAGGCTGACAATATGAACAACTTTATAATATTCTATAAGAAAGGTGCTCAGACTGTTCGCCGCGCCGGTTCGGCGGCATTAGACCTTGCCTATGTCGCTTGCGGTCGTTTCGATGGTTTCTGGGAATTCAAGCTTCATGCCTGGGATATTGCCGCGGGCATATTATTAGTCGAGGAGGCTGGCGGCAGGGTTACCGATTTTGAAGGCGGCGATATTGATTTATTCAAAGGCGAAGTGTTGGCATCAAATGGGGCTATTCATTCACAGATGCAGAAGATATTTAAAGAGGTAGAGAAGCTATAG